Proteins co-encoded in one Garra rufa chromosome 7, GarRuf1.0, whole genome shotgun sequence genomic window:
- the LOC141339031 gene encoding uncharacterized protein, which translates to MKKGSLNFLGRKNQSLFGTNVEFKDMGQVELVLDSAAIPESGTAKVRSRPTVKHFMSTESVQGFAVPTPKVPVLPPFIEPKINGTGSTTNLANGRILSVPDLIEEQIFIPPPPSSAPPPPPSSAAPHPPSFIPLSPRFFAETDSFDRARLHTPPMAPPKPASLTSSDYNGDLDLASLKPPPMPPPKPPSETSSYRGSLCSLDVQEIPECPKFTPPPPPVKASPVLAKAQKSAPPKPVRMSSIPNLDVQSQTPVQPVASSTPTLSSFNPQNTAKLYNVQKGALLGGQAEGDKKVQSILLLEDSAGNQVGVVSGNGGKNTESFQPTVPPSKPARRNSSSTQLKDDQPDMAQAPSEPVKVEPKINPEPVTLQTIPTEVRAPLKYSPKIDKRKPDVLPPIESPGRPRKYSPILNHRHLNTRGADGSVKKESSTSPLALLMAAKERDKQRTALSQQDSNSEPVNSVIQPSLEKPNSFTVTPRDPTPDSPSAQLKSTTNTQPLKMDIPDASYSKPELSSAPLRSPVNRSVSGPGAPVGEDLVFIPPPPEFANSDSEEEPPVPPPSHPAPAPPLKSAPPPAKIFFPATPAPITNSPRQSHPAPATPVKPSPPPAKIFFPATPAPITNSPPPSHPAPATPVKPSPPPSKLLPTPITNGPPQSHTAPVPPPTKPFLPPTPPPVSNGAPVSPKPKPPSFPPKAPALPSNIQLQSKPLVHAKPAQPPAQVPPSVSASQATLLSILQKKMLEMDPKFSAVKEAETNGDDWNSPLSDDEATSPPATYNPMTNRSATLPAQTRGLDMKELESKAAKKAQGLATSTKSHNSNGASTKQQFGMTFTVRPGTKQPITPVIKDGSS; encoded by the exons ATGAAGAAAGGGTCGCTTAATTTCCTGGGTCGGAAGAATCAATCTCTATTCGGCACCAATGTGGAATTCAAGGACATGG GTCAAGTGGAGCTGGTGTTGGACTCAGCTGCCATCCCAGAGTCTGGAACTGCCAAAGTGCGCTCACGTCCGACCGTCAAACACTTCATG TCGACTGAGAGCGTGCAAGGCTTTGCTGTTCCAACTCCCAAGGTACCAGTTCTTCCGCCCTTCATTGAGCCCAAGATAAATGGTACAG GAAGTACCACAAACCTCGCAAATGGAAGGATACTTTCGGTCCCTGACCTAATCGAGGAGCAAATATTTATACCGCCGCCACCTAGCTCCGCTCCTCCACCCCCTCCGTCCTCTGCCGCCCCACATCCTCCATCGTTCATCCCTCTCTCACCACGCTTCTTTGCCGAAACTGACTCTTTTGACCGTGCGCGCCTGCATACCCCTCCAATGGCGCCCCCAAAACCGGCATCACTTACCAGTTCTGATTACAATGGCGATTTGGACCTGGCCTCCCTCAAACCTCCTCCAATGCCTCCTCCGAAACCTCCATCTGAAACTTCCAGCTATAGAGGTTCCCTCTGTAGCCTGGACGTCCAAGAGATTCCAGAATGCCCCAAGTTCACCCCACCACCACCCCCTGTGAAGGCATCACCTGTTCTTGCAAAAGCTCagaagtcagcacctccaaaaccCGTCCGAATGTCCTCCATACCAAATCTGGACGTCCAGTCCCAAACTCCTGTGCAACCAGTTGCATCTAGCACACCAACACTATCGAGCTTCAACCCCCAGAACACCGCCAAACTCTACAATGTGCAGAAGGGCGCGCTACTTGGTGGACAGGCAGAGGGGGACAAAAAAGTCCAGTCCATTTTGCTGCTGGAAGATTCTGCTGGAAACCAAGTCGGTGTTGTCAGTGGGAACGGTGGGAAAAATACTGAATCTTTCCAACCAACGGTGCCACCATCTAAACCGGCCCGTCGGAACAGCTCCTCCACTCAGCTAAAGGATGACCAGCCAGACATGGCACAAGCACCAAGTGAGCCAGTTAAGGTAGAGCCCAAAATCAACCCAGAGCCTGTAACACTACAAACCATCCCTACTGAGGTACGAGCACCACTCAAATACTCACCCAAAATAGACAAAAGGAAACCTGATGTTTTGCCACCAATTGAGTCCCCTGGCAGGCCTCGCAAGTACAGCCCCATCTTAAACCACCGACATCTCAACACACGGGGCGCAGACGGCTCAGTAAAGAAAGAGTCCTCAACCTCACCCCTCGCCTTGCTGATGGCAGCAAAGGAAAGAGACAAGCAGAGAACTGCTTTGTCCCAACAGGACAGCAACTCAGAACCGGTCAATTCTGTGATCCAACCTAGTTTAGAAAAACCAAACTCCTTCACCGTCACTCCTCGAGACCCAACACCGGACAGTCCCAGTGCACAACTAAAGTCAACCACAAACACACAACCCCTCAAAATGGACATTCCAGATGCGTCCTACTCAAAGCCAGAGCTAAGCTCAGCCCCTTTACGAAGCCCAGTGAACCGCTCTGTTAGTGGTCCAGGTGCCCCTGTTGGAGAAGACTTGGTGTTCATTCCTCCTCCTCCTGAATTTGCCAACTCGGACTCTGAGGAGGAACCTCCAGTTCCCCCACCAAGTCACCCCGCTCCTGCTCCCCCTCTGAAAAGTGCCCCTCCACCTGCTAAAATCTTCTTTCCTGCTACACCTGCTCCAATTACCAACAGCCCCCGACAGAGTCACCCAGCTCCCGCTACCCCTGTAAAACCTTCCCCTCCACCTGCTAAAATCTTCTTTCCTGCTACACCTGCTCCAATTACCAACAGCCCCCCACCAAGTCACCCGGCTCCCGCTACCCCTGTAAAACCTTCCCCTCCACCTTCTAAACTCCTACCTACGCCAATCACCAATGGTCCACCGCAAAGTCACACTGCTCCTGTTCCTCCACCTACCAAACCCTTCCTACCTCCAACACCTCCTCCTGTCTCCAATGGTGCCCCTGTTTCTCCCAAACCTAAACCACCCAGCTTTCCTCCTAAGGCTCCAGCACTTCCCTCAAATATCCAGCTCCAATCCAAACCACTCGTTCACGCTAAACCCGCTCAACCCCCTGCACAAGTGCCTCCATCAGTCTCTGCTAGCCAGGCAACGCTTCTCAGTATCCTGCAGAAGAAAATGCTAGAGATGGACCCCAAGTTCTCAGCTGTCAAGGAGGCGGAGACCAATGGAGATGACTGGAACTCTCCGCTGTCCGATGACGAGGCCACATCACCCCCTGCTACATATAATCCTATGACAAACCGGAGTGCCACCTTGCCGGCGCAAACTCGTGGACTGGACATGAAGGAGCTGGAAAGCAAAGCGGCCAAAAAAGCTCAAGGTCTGGCCACTTCAACTAAATCCCATAACAG TAATGGAGCATCAACCAAACAGCAGTTTGGAATGACATTCACAGTGAGACCAGGAACCAAACAACCAATAACACCTGTTATCAAAGATGGCTCATCCTGA